A single genomic interval of Gemmatimonadota bacterium harbors:
- the efp gene encoding elongation factor P, translating to MASTADFRNGMVLEIEGDLWAIAYFQHVKPGKGGAFVRTKLKNVLSGAVVEKTFRAGEKVNDVRLERRPVNYSYMDGDLYYFMDVNSYDMIPIAADLLGEDQLKYLKENMACEGLVHDDKVISVELPNFVELEVTNTDPGFKGDTAQGATKPAVLETGAEIQVPLFVEEGDVLRIDRREDKYMSRVNA from the coding sequence ATGGCGAGCACAGCGGATTTCCGTAACGGAATGGTTCTCGAGATCGAGGGAGATCTGTGGGCGATTGCGTACTTCCAGCATGTGAAGCCGGGGAAAGGCGGCGCATTCGTGCGCACCAAGCTCAAGAACGTCCTCTCGGGCGCGGTCGTCGAGAAGACGTTTCGTGCGGGTGAGAAGGTCAACGACGTTCGGCTCGAGCGGCGGCCCGTGAACTACAGCTATATGGATGGAGACCTGTACTACTTCATGGACGTCAACAGCTACGATATGATCCCGATTGCTGCGGATCTGCTCGGCGAGGATCAGCTCAAGTACCTCAAGGAGAACATGGCGTGCGAGGGGCTCGTGCACGATGACAAGGTCATCAGCGTCGAGCTCCCGAATTTCGTGGAGCTCGAGGTGACCAACACCGATCCGGGCTTCAAGGGTGACACGGCACAGGGGGCCACCAAGCCCGCCGTCCTCGAGACCGGGGCCGAGATCCAGGTCCCGCTCTTCGTCGAAGAAGGCGATGTGCTGAGAATCGATCGCCGAGAGGACAAGTACATGTCCAGAGTAAACGCATGA
- the accB gene encoding acetyl-CoA carboxylase biotin carboxyl carrier protein: protein MDLDFLERLIKALDESSIDSLEIERGGTRVSLAKTPRQPTVVTPHAPVQSLVAPMPGMVPATSAEAAAPSAEPPQVSSNLIDIESPMVGTFYRGPAPDAPPYVDTGTDVAPGDTLCIIEAMKLMNELECEVKGAIVEICVENAQPVEYGQVLFRVDPA, encoded by the coding sequence ATGGATCTCGATTTCCTCGAGCGGCTGATCAAGGCGCTCGACGAAAGCAGCATCGATTCGCTCGAGATCGAGCGGGGCGGCACTCGCGTGAGCCTGGCGAAGACGCCTCGGCAGCCGACGGTGGTTACGCCGCACGCTCCGGTTCAGTCGCTTGTGGCTCCCATGCCGGGAATGGTGCCGGCCACTTCTGCGGAAGCGGCGGCTCCGTCGGCTGAACCTCCGCAGGTCTCGAGCAACCTGATCGACATCGAGTCGCCGATGGTGGGCACGTTCTACCGGGGGCCGGCGCCGGATGCGCCGCCCTATGTCGATACCGGCACGGATGTTGCGCCGGGTGACACCCTGTGCATCATCGAAGCGATGAAGCTCATGAACGAGCTCGAGTGCGAGGTAAAAGGCGCCATCGTCGAGATCTGCGTCGAGAACGCGCAGCCCGTGGAGTATGGGCAGGTGCTGTTCCGCGTCGACCC